One segment of Hemicordylus capensis ecotype Gifberg chromosome 8, rHemCap1.1.pri, whole genome shotgun sequence DNA contains the following:
- the VSIG2 gene encoding V-set and immunoglobulin domain-containing protein 2 isoform X2, which translates to MGQIAILWTSLLSWLLFVALFGHGVCVEVTVPSDPVMQQRGSSVELPCHYKTSVDQNFMLEWRFAPGSTLPDNGKQILYFTNNVLYKLGSQEKRLSLLQDTPKRGDASIRLDNVRASDAGTYICEVNNPPDFYGTGFGLIHFTVLMPPSAPVCKGPTSAPVGSDATLTCNSSEGVPAPIYSWTRLDSKNPLPLSNMVLNEQTGKLILRNLSLSFSGTYQCVASNEFGNESCKLSIDVTESSSSRRRRRLHPYTAGMKSGRTPQPRESLRPLCMKETASQTVS; encoded by the exons ATGGGCCAGATCGCCATCCTCTGGACCTCTCTGCTGTCCTGGTTGCTCTTCGTGGCATTGTTTG gcCATGGGGTATGTGTGGAGGTGACTGTACCAAGTGATCCAGTGATGCAGCAGAGAGGTTCCAGTGTGGAGTTGCCATGTCATTATAAGACCAGCGTGGACCAAAACTTCATGCTGGAATGGAGATTCGCACCTGGCTCAACTCTGCCTGATAACGGGAAACAG ATTCTCTACTTCACAAATAACGTGCTGTACAAGCTAGGTTCTCAAGAGAAACGGCTAAGCCTCCTTCAAGACACGCCCAAGCGGGGTGATGCATCCATCCGATTGGACAACGTGCGCGCATCCGATGCTGGCACTTACATCTGTGAGGTGAACAACCCCCCAGATTTCTACGGAACGGGCTTTGGGCTCATCCATTTCACAGTGTTAA TGCCTCCATCTGCTCCAGTGTGCAAAGGACCCACCTCTGCTCCCGTGGGGTCAGATGCCACCTTGACTTGCAACTCTTCAGAAGGTGTGCCTGCTCCGATTTACTCCTGGACACGCCTGGATTCCAAGAATCCCCTTCCTCTGTCCAACATGGTGCTAA ATGAACAAACTGGGAAGCTGATCCTGAGAAACCTCTCTCTGTCATTCTCTGGGACCTATCAATGCGTTGCCTCCAATGAGTTTGGAAACGAAAGCTGCAAATTATCCATTGATGTAACAG aaagcagcagcagcagaagaagaagaaggctgcaTCCATATACAGCGGGAATGAAATCAG GGAGGACGCCACAGCCCCGGGAATCCCTGAGGCCTCTTTGCATGAAAGAGACAGCAAGTCAGACAGTCTCCTAG
- the VSIG2 gene encoding V-set and immunoglobulin domain-containing protein 2 isoform X1 — protein MGQIAILWTSLLSWLLFVALFGHGVCVEVTVPSDPVMQQRGSSVELPCHYKTSVDQNFMLEWRFAPGSTLPDNGKQILYFTNNVLYKLGSQEKRLSLLQDTPKRGDASIRLDNVRASDAGTYICEVNNPPDFYGTGFGLIHFTVLMPPSAPVCKGPTSAPVGSDATLTCNSSEGVPAPIYSWTRLDSKNPLPLSNMVLNEQTGKLILRNLSLSFSGTYQCVASNEFGNESCKLSIDVTGTAQAGVVAGAVIGVILAILLLSAIVLYFLRRRKQQQQKKKKAASIYSGNEIREDATAPGIPEASLHERDSKSDSLLERLSSRPGSASTTKSRLNNFLV, from the exons ATGGGCCAGATCGCCATCCTCTGGACCTCTCTGCTGTCCTGGTTGCTCTTCGTGGCATTGTTTG gcCATGGGGTATGTGTGGAGGTGACTGTACCAAGTGATCCAGTGATGCAGCAGAGAGGTTCCAGTGTGGAGTTGCCATGTCATTATAAGACCAGCGTGGACCAAAACTTCATGCTGGAATGGAGATTCGCACCTGGCTCAACTCTGCCTGATAACGGGAAACAG ATTCTCTACTTCACAAATAACGTGCTGTACAAGCTAGGTTCTCAAGAGAAACGGCTAAGCCTCCTTCAAGACACGCCCAAGCGGGGTGATGCATCCATCCGATTGGACAACGTGCGCGCATCCGATGCTGGCACTTACATCTGTGAGGTGAACAACCCCCCAGATTTCTACGGAACGGGCTTTGGGCTCATCCATTTCACAGTGTTAA TGCCTCCATCTGCTCCAGTGTGCAAAGGACCCACCTCTGCTCCCGTGGGGTCAGATGCCACCTTGACTTGCAACTCTTCAGAAGGTGTGCCTGCTCCGATTTACTCCTGGACACGCCTGGATTCCAAGAATCCCCTTCCTCTGTCCAACATGGTGCTAA ATGAACAAACTGGGAAGCTGATCCTGAGAAACCTCTCTCTGTCATTCTCTGGGACCTATCAATGCGTTGCCTCCAATGAGTTTGGAAACGAAAGCTGCAAATTATCCATTGATGTAACAG GCACTGCACAAGCCGGAGTGGTTGCAGGAGCCGTAATCGGTGTCATCCTTGCAATTCTACTGCTGAGTGCAATAGTGCTGTATTTCTTACGccgcagaaagcagcagcagcagaagaagaagaaggctgcaTCCATATACAGCGGGAATGAAATCAG GGAGGACGCCACAGCCCCGGGAATCCCTGAGGCCTCTTTGCATGAAAGAGACAGCAAGTCAGACAGTCTCCTAGAAAGGTTATCCTCCAGACCGGGGTCTGCCAGCACCACCAAATCCCGACTCAACAACTTTCTTGTCTGA